taatcaagaaaattaaatatgttaagtacttatactatttttaatatatgtccAATTAAATTACCTTTCTTTATAATTAAGTCTAGatgtaatattattattctattttttaagtAGTGTGCCATAAGTCCATAACAGAGTATACTATCATCACACCGTTTTTTCTGCCGAaacgaaaaattaaaataacatttgaaATCGTAATTCGTCATCATCGTCAACAATAATCAACAATAACGCCGTTTCTGTCCACATAACCTGTTGGCCATTTCCGTGCCGCACTTTCCGACGTTCACTCGCCGCCGATCTGCTTTGCTTCTAACCTTACCTCTGTGACGTACACCTCGCTCAGTACTATGTTTACCTTTACTTTACGTTATCATCAAATTGATGCTTAATTTtaactgaatttttttaaaaagaaattaattgccttatgtgtattttaaaatattttttttataggattGTTTCTCAGTACTTTGAGTTCAGTTAGGTTTCTGTTACAGAGTAGTTGACTTGGAAAATTGGAAGAATTGGTGATTTAGTTACTTCTACTTGATTATGTGGATTTCCCTTAATTGGAACCATGGTTGCGTGCGCGTGCTCTTTCTTGACTGTTGGGGATGAATTGAAGCTTATTGAATTAGATTTGTATTGTTAATTTTGTACTTTCAACTAAACTGAGGGTTAATTATTTGTATTGAGGAGTAATAATTAGATTAAGATTGATTTGAGAGTTCTTAATTGTGAACTGTGATCATGGAAGCTAGATTGGGTGATGAAGCTTATCATTTTTATGGTGTTGGTGGTTCATCTGATTTGAGTGGTATGAGGAGAAGGTCTGGAGAATGGAATTTGAATGATTGGAGATGGGATGGTGATTTGTTCATAGCTAACCGTGTGAATCCGGTGTCAGCGGATGTTCTGGGAGTGGGACAACAATTTTTCCCTCTCGGGTCTGGGATCCACCCGGTGGCTGGGGTTTCCTCCAACGCTTCTTCTTCGTGCTCCGAGGAAGGAGATCTTGAGAATCCCAAAAGGAGCAACGAAGGGGAGAGGAAAAGGAGAGTTATTGTTTTGGAAGATGATGGTTTGAATGAGGAAGCAGGTGGCCTTAGTTTAAAGCTTGCCGGACATGCTTCACCGGTGGTGGAAAGGGAGATTGCAAACTGGGATGGTATGAATGGAAAAAAGAGCAGAGTAGCTGGAGGTGCTTCAAATCGAGCTGTTTGTCAGGTTGAAGATTGTGGCGCAGATCTGAGCCGAGCTAAGGATTATCACAGACGTCATAAAGTTTGTGAAATGCATTCTAAGGCCAGTAGGGCACTTGTGGGAAATGCAATGCAGAGGTTTTGTCAACAGTGTAGTAGGTAATTTTCGCTTATTTATTGCTTTCCGTTGTTGCTTAGGTTGATACTTGATACTAATGTGTATAAaggaaataaatacttttgccattaattaatttttacaataCCAAAATCTAACCGATAGCGTAAAATTGAAAACTGCATCTCAATACCACCAAATATCATTATGGATTTCTTTTAGTGCTCTTTTACTCAATACCAATACAATACCAAAATCTAACCGATAGCGGACAATTGAAAACTGCATCTCAATACCGCCAAATATCATTATGGATTTCTTTTAGTACtcttttattcaataatttgGTATTAACTTTTATCTAAGAGTTTGATGTGGATGACTTTATTGCATGGCATTCTTTTACTTCATCAACAGGTTTCACATACTTCAAGAGTTCGATGAAGGAAAGAGAAGCTGTCGAAGGCGCTTGGCTGGCCATAATAAAAGGAGACGGAAAACAAATAATGAAGCTGTTCCTAATGGAAATTCAATAAATGATGATCAAACTAGTAGTTATCTGTTGATAAGTTTATTGAAGATACTTTCAAATATGCATTGTAAGTATTTCTTCTAATCATTATCTTTGCAACTAGAGCCCAGAGGAATTGGTTAGAAATGAGGAAAGTTGTGGTATTAATTTAAACTGTTTATTGCTCAACATGACTGCTATGTTGGTAGCCATAAAAATTAGTTTGGTTAGTTATATAAATCTGGTTTATTGTAGCTGTACTTTTATCGGGCAAGACATGTTAATTATGGGAGTGAGGTTTCTTAAGTTACACCTGTAGCTGTAGGTCTAGTAATGTGTCTGTTTTTTAACACACAACCAATTATAAGTTTTAACTAGGCCAACACATTGCTTCTTCAGAAAGATGCATGGAAAAAATTATCTCTGTCCTCAAGTTTACATTTCATATCATGTTGAAGAATTTGGTTTAGGTTGTTCACCCGATTTCTATGAAAAATATCGTGTCAAATGGAAAACAGGATGGGCACGAAAAGTGTACTTTTGAActtttttccatcttttttttctaTTGTGGCTTGGCTTCTGAATGCTCTGAGTGGTTGATGTATAGACCATGTTAGTCTCTAACAGGAAAAAAGCTTGATATAACAGTTTAGAAGAGGGCAATGAAAATGATCTGACCTTGGCTTTTGTGTGTTGATCGACTTTATCTTGTGAAATCTTATCAGAAGATTCATTTCCACTAACAAGCATATGTAAATAGACGGACAAAAGTTGTAATAAATATTCTTTAATTTTGGTAATAAGATGCACTGTTTATTTATTAAGCTCTCAAAATCCTAGGAATGGACCCTCACCAAACGAGTTTCTAACTCAAAAGTAAACTTGCTGGCATCTTGTAAAGCTGTTCTAATTCTTTGCTTTTGCTACTCGCAACTAACATTTACCTTTCAGTTCTTTTCTCTTAACTTTGCTGACAAGAAAAAACCGAACGAAGCTCCCTGATCTGATATCTTTGCCTTTATTTGGTGATCATTTGTTGCTTTTCTAAATTGGTGTCTTTGTTCTTTCACTAGGCACTTAGGCCTTGTCAATAGCTTGATTTTGATGACTGGTTTACTAATTGCGCTGTGCCTTCAGATAAATGGAATATCCCGGTGGTAATGAGATATTTGTCAAATAATTTGTGGCGGCTTGATATtgtttggtggtggtggtggttgtTGTATATATGCCAATTAGACATATAAACACCAAAAAGGAACTTTGATGgcatcaaataattaaagaacTTCATAAATATGTCTTAGTCTTGAAGTTTTCTAAAACTCACCCTAGTTATCTTCATCTCTTTATTAAGTTGTCATTAAATTGGCCCAACAGATCAAAGACTGGCCTCTAAAAGAGGATATGTCGGTTAAATATTAGCGGATACTATATTGAAAATGGTAAATATACAGGACaattcaataatttttgttCTCTTCTTTTTTAGAATACACATGTTTCAGCAATTGACACAGTCGATTTTTAGGAACTGTAAAATTTTCACTTGTAAGTGCCAATCTTGTGTGATGTTGCAAGCTTATGATTTACGAGActgattatttttataacaatgaGGCACTTATTTATTGCATCATATGGTGAGAATGACATTTGGGATTGTATAATGATATCTATGTTTTCTTAGTAAGTAAGAACATTCTCACATTTCTTCCTCTGGATTCTATTTATGTTATGACTGTGCTTTTCTTGCGATGGATATTgatgttttaaattaattacagCTGACAGATCAGATCAGAATACAGATCAGGATTTACTAACTCATCTTGTAAGGAGTCTTGCTAGTCAGAATGATGAACAAGGGAGCAAGAACTTgtcaaaccttttgcgggaacAAGATAATTTGTTGAGAGAAGGGGGTTCTTCTAGGAAATCAGAGATGGTGTCAGCTTTATTTTCCAACAGTTCTCAAGGCTCTCCAACTGTTATAAGACAACATCAAACTGTATCCACGAATGAAATGCAACACGAAATGATGCATACACATGATATTATGGCCTCTGATCATCACATCCTGTCTTCAATAAAACCCAGCATTTCAAACAGTCCTCCAGCTTACTCAGAAGCCAGAGATAGTAGTGCacaaataaagacaaataattttgatttgaatGACATATATATTGACTCAGATGATGGCACGGAAGATCTAGAAAGATTGCCTGTTTCTACAAATCTTGGCACTAGCTCTGCTGATTACCCATGGATACGACTAGATTCTCATCAGTCAAGTCCACCTCAAACAAGTGGAAATTCGGATTCTGCATCTGCCCAGTCTCCTTCTAGTTCTAGTGGAGAAGCTCAGGTGTGTTTGTTTTGCTGCATTATTTTGAATTGGCTATTTTACTCATGCTTTACTGTATCatcttttcattcaaatgaaAGTGAACATGTCCCCACGATTAAGTTTATTTGACTTCAATTATAGAATTGAGGATGTTTTACTGTAACCCACATACATTTGTTAAGGCAATGTGTGGTGTTGGTTGGTTCTTGAACTTACTGGTGACGCTTTACGTGGTTTGCGGTGCCACCTTGGTGTTACAACTGTAACAAGATACATGGCTCGAGGCCTTTGATTGGTTTGTTTGCATGATTTCTATGTTTTCTTTAAAACTGTTTGCTCtatgcatttttttattgtttgatcaaacTCAAACCTCCGgccaaaaccaaaataaaaagcTTTGGTGGAAACACAactgaataaattaataaacatgGGTGATTATTTCCCCTTTTCTTACCTTGGTTGTTGAACAATGCTTTCTAAATTAAGTTTATATAAATTGAGATTGCTGTcctgtaacttttttttttgtttcctcCATTCAGAGTCGCACAGACAGAATTGTTTTTAAACTCTTTGGTAAAGAGCCAAATGATTTTCCTCTTGTACTTAGAGCACAGGTACTTTATGCTTTCTAAAGCAGCTAAGAGTAGCTTctcatttcttttctttttaaatttaatcacactGAGGGTTTCAATTGCCAGATTCTTGATTGGTTATCCCACAGTCCTACTGATATCGAGAGCTACATACGGCCCGGTTGTATTGTTTTGACTATTTATCTGCGTCAGACTGAGGCTGTGTGGGAGGAAGTAAGTTTTTTCCTTCTAAAAATATCGTCCTGTTTACATTGGTGGTTATTTCTGCTAACATGCAACATTCCTTACCTTACATGACTTGATTGTTTTTTTGCAGCTTTGCTGTGATCTGAGTTCCAGTTTGAGTAAGCTGCTGGATGTCTCAGATGATGTGTTTTGGAGAACTGGATGGGTTCACATCAGGGTGCAGCATCAAATGGCATTCATTTTCAATGGTCTCTTGTTACATCTCTGTTGTTGTTCTTAGTGGTCAACATAACaggagtaaaaaaattatttcagtaATCCATCAAATGAGTTCATTAAAAGTTTGAAGTCCTTGCTTGACAAGCTGTGTCTATGTTATAAGACTTGTATATGCATGTAATATGTGTCATAgctacatatatttatttatatgattaGGTTTCTAACTGCTATTTCTGTGGTGCAGGTAAAGTTGTCATAGATACATCACTACCTTTTAGAAGTAACAATTATAGCAAGATTTGGACTGTAAGTCCAATTGCTGTACCAGCATCAAAGAGAGCTCAATTTTCTGTTAAAGGTGTCAACCTGATGCGCCCTGCCACAAGGTAATCTCTGTTGCTTTGTGATTTGTCAATGCGTTGCATGTTGGGGGTAGTTATATTAAATGTTGTAACTTGGACCTGCTCTCTAAGTTCCAGGATTTGgtttaaatatatgtattttttgttgGGCTAGTGTTTTATATGACTCTTAAACCTGTCCTTAGGTTAATGTGTGCTTTCGAAGGAAAATATCTAGTCTGTGA
The genomic region above belongs to Cicer arietinum cultivar CDC Frontier isolate Library 1 chromosome 4, Cicar.CDCFrontier_v2.0, whole genome shotgun sequence and contains:
- the LOC101492418 gene encoding squamosa promoter-binding-like protein 1, which produces MEARLGDEAYHFYGVGGSSDLSGMRRRSGEWNLNDWRWDGDLFIANRVNPVSADVLGVGQQFFPLGSGIHPVAGVSSNASSSCSEEGDLENPKRSNEGERKRRVIVLEDDGLNEEAGGLSLKLAGHASPVVEREIANWDGMNGKKSRVAGGASNRAVCQVEDCGADLSRAKDYHRRHKVCEMHSKASRALVGNAMQRFCQQCSRFHILQEFDEGKRSCRRRLAGHNKRRRKTNNEAVPNGNSINDDQTSSYLLISLLKILSNMHSDRSDQNTDQDLLTHLVRSLASQNDEQGSKNLSNLLREQDNLLREGGSSRKSEMVSALFSNSSQGSPTVIRQHQTVSTNEMQHEMMHTHDIMASDHHILSSIKPSISNSPPAYSEARDSSAQIKTNNFDLNDIYIDSDDGTEDLERLPVSTNLGTSSADYPWIRLDSHQSSPPQTSGNSDSASAQSPSSSSGEAQSRTDRIVFKLFGKEPNDFPLVLRAQILDWLSHSPTDIESYIRPGCIVLTIYLRQTEAVWEELCCDLSSSLSKLLDVSDDVFWRTGWVHIRVQHQMAFIFNGKVVIDTSLPFRSNNYSKIWTVSPIAVPASKRAQFSVKGVNLMRPATRLMCAFEGKYLVCEDARESTDQYSKDLDELQCIQFSCSVPVANGRGFIEIEDQGLSSSFFPFIVAEEDVCSEIRVLEPLLELSETDRNIEGTGKIKAHSQAMDFIHEMGWLLHRSQLKYRMVHLNTGVDLFPLERFTWLMEFSMDHDWCAVVKKLLNLLLDETVNKGDHPNLHQALSDMGLLHRAVRRNSKQLVELLLRYVPESTSDKLKPTGKALVDGENHCFLFRPDAVGPAGLTPLHIAAGKDGSEDVLDALINDPCMVGIEAWKNARDSTGSTPEDYARLRGHYTYIHLVQKNLNKRQGAAHVVVEIPRNPAESYTNPKQNESFTSFEIGKAEVRRGQGHCKLCDSKISCRTAVGRSMVYRPAMLSMVAIAAVCVCVALLFKSSPEVLYMFRPFRWESLDFGTS